In a genomic window of Carboxydothermus pertinax:
- a CDS encoding ABC transporter permease: protein MKKDLAINLLVPVLAILAALMLGAILLFSINVNPFEAYAVLLFGNLSSLYGISEILVKAVPLIMTGLAFTFAYRTGLFNIGAEGQMYVGAIAAVVVGLKFGHLSPFMAIPLALLAALVAGAIWGGIPGLLKAVFGSSEIIITIMLNYVAVYFLSYLVDKPLREKSGFYPQTDMIGENAFLPVLIPNTRLHLGFLIALLFAVLVYIILWRTKLGFELRAVGLNLHAAEYAGIDVRTKMFLALALSGALAGVAGFTEVGGIHHRLLDNFSKGVGFDGIAVALLGQATPFGVVLASLLFGLLQVGANSMQRSVGVPANIVYIIQGLIILFLLGGTVLARRYQRKKAKGVA, encoded by the coding sequence ATGAAAAAAGATTTGGCAATTAACCTCCTTGTACCGGTGCTGGCGATTTTAGCTGCGCTTATGTTGGGGGCAATACTCCTCTTTAGCATTAACGTTAACCCCTTCGAAGCTTATGCTGTTTTACTGTTTGGTAATTTATCTTCTCTTTATGGGATTTCGGAAATACTTGTTAAAGCGGTGCCGCTGATCATGACTGGCCTAGCCTTTACTTTTGCTTACCGAACTGGACTTTTTAATATTGGGGCAGAAGGGCAGATGTATGTGGGGGCCATTGCGGCGGTTGTGGTAGGTTTAAAGTTTGGTCATTTATCGCCATTTATGGCAATTCCCCTTGCTCTTTTAGCAGCTCTAGTGGCTGGGGCAATCTGGGGAGGTATTCCCGGGCTTTTAAAGGCGGTATTTGGCTCTTCAGAAATTATCATTACCATTATGCTAAACTATGTGGCCGTTTATTTTTTAAGTTACCTTGTGGATAAACCCTTGCGGGAAAAATCCGGTTTTTATCCGCAAACGGATATGATAGGAGAAAATGCTTTTTTGCCGGTGCTAATACCCAATACCCGCTTGCATCTTGGATTTCTGATAGCTCTTTTGTTTGCAGTGTTGGTCTATATCATCCTCTGGCGAACCAAGCTTGGCTTTGAATTAAGGGCGGTAGGGCTAAATCTGCATGCGGCCGAATATGCCGGGATTGATGTACGAACTAAAATGTTTTTAGCGTTAGCCCTCTCGGGCGCCTTGGCCGGGGTTGCCGGGTTTACCGAAGTGGGGGGAATTCACCACCGGTTACTTGATAACTTTTCTAAAGGCGTTGGTTTTGACGGCATTGCTGTAGCGTTATTGGGGCAGGCCACACCTTTCGGGGTAGTGTTGGCCTCACTATTGTTTGGACTTTTACAGGTTGGAGCTAACAGTATGCAGCGCTCGGTGGGGGTTCCAGCCAACATTGTGTATATCATCCAGGGCTTAATTATCCTTTTCTTACTGGGGGGTACAGTTCTTGCCCGGCGCTACCAGAGGAAAAAAGCCAAGGGGGTGGCTTAA
- a CDS encoding ABC transporter permease, giving the protein MEHILTIGFLITLLAATIRLSVPILLAALGGMFSERSGVINIGLEGMMLTGALFGVIGSYMTGSPWIGIGFAIVGGMLLALIHAYMTVSLGVDHVVTGIAVNILSVGLTSFIFRAKFGITTTPVTVNAFKPLALPVLKDLPVLGPIFFQQNILVYLAFLLVPIVSIILYRTSWGLTIRTVGEHPKAADTVGINVIKIRYLCVLISGVLAGVAGAFLSLGQFNMFVDNMVSGRGFIAVAAVIFGKWKPLGILAASLVFGLADALQIRLQAAGTGIPYQWFLMLPYLVTVLAMSGLVGKTTAPAALGKVYEKN; this is encoded by the coding sequence ATGGAGCATATCTTAACCATTGGATTTTTAATTACCCTGCTTGCGGCTACTATTCGTTTATCTGTACCAATTTTATTGGCGGCCCTGGGGGGGATGTTTTCCGAACGTTCTGGGGTTATAAACATTGGTCTTGAAGGGATGATGTTAACCGGGGCTCTCTTTGGGGTAATTGGATCGTATATGACGGGGAGTCCATGGATAGGTATTGGATTTGCGATAGTTGGCGGGATGCTTTTAGCTTTAATCCATGCTTACATGACAGTAAGTCTAGGGGTTGACCATGTGGTTACCGGGATTGCGGTAAATATTTTAAGTGTTGGGCTTACCAGTTTTATCTTTCGAGCTAAATTTGGGATTACCACCACACCGGTAACGGTCAACGCTTTTAAGCCCTTAGCGTTACCTGTACTAAAAGATCTACCGGTATTAGGACCAATTTTCTTTCAGCAAAACATCTTGGTATATTTAGCATTTTTACTGGTGCCGATAGTTTCAATCATTCTGTACCGTACTTCCTGGGGTTTGACAATCCGAACCGTGGGCGAACACCCCAAAGCTGCCGATACCGTTGGCATTAATGTAATAAAAATCCGCTACTTATGTGTTTTAATCTCCGGAGTTTTAGCGGGAGTTGCAGGAGCATTTCTTTCTTTAGGGCAGTTTAACATGTTTGTCGACAACATGGTTTCCGGGCGAGGTTTTATTGCGGTGGCGGCTGTAATTTTTGGCAAATGGAAACCTTTGGGAATTTTAGCTGCGTCACTGGTTTTTGGTTTAGCCGATGCGCTGCAGATTCGGTTGCAAGCGGCGGGGACTGGAATACCTTATCAATGGTTTTTAATGCTACCTTATCTGGTAACGGTACTAGCTATGAGTGGCCTTGTGGGCAAAACGACAGCACCGGCGGCTTTAGGTAAGGTATATGAAAAGAATTAA
- a CDS encoding BMP family protein has protein sequence MKKKVLSLVAVLLMVALIFGLTGCGQKEEPKKEGKAKKYKIALVLPGPINDQGWNATAYAGLQLVKKDLGIDMEYIENVQQADFEATLRDYGEKGYDLVFAHGVQFTDAVNKVAPQYPKTFFMVINSDQGKAPNIGGIGIREWEGGYVAGTIAALTTKTKKLGAIGSFPFPVIKGTLDAFENAAKAVDPSIKVMKTYVNSWEDIQKGKETALAMAESGADVLFCTANQVGLGSIEAAKTKGVKAIGYIAPQNEVAPGTVIASVLYKTPNLFKWVVEQFVAGKLEPKGYSQGWAEGVLEMDWTNEVPQDVKDKVNAVIEDLKAGKIAPPKP, from the coding sequence ATGAAGAAAAAGGTTCTTTCTTTAGTAGCAGTACTTTTAATGGTTGCGCTTATTTTTGGCCTTACCGGATGTGGCCAAAAGGAGGAGCCAAAAAAGGAAGGGAAAGCAAAAAAGTATAAGATTGCTTTAGTGCTCCCTGGTCCCATTAATGATCAGGGATGGAACGCCACCGCCTATGCTGGATTGCAGCTGGTGAAAAAAGACCTGGGCATTGACATGGAGTATATTGAAAACGTTCAACAAGCGGATTTTGAAGCAACTTTAAGGGATTACGGCGAAAAAGGCTATGACCTGGTCTTTGCCCACGGGGTACAATTTACCGATGCGGTAAACAAAGTAGCTCCCCAGTATCCCAAAACTTTTTTCATGGTAATTAACAGTGACCAGGGCAAAGCTCCCAATATTGGTGGTATAGGTATCCGGGAATGGGAAGGTGGCTATGTTGCTGGAACCATTGCGGCCCTTACTACTAAAACCAAAAAGCTGGGGGCTATCGGCTCCTTCCCCTTTCCAGTAATTAAAGGTACCCTTGATGCGTTTGAAAATGCTGCTAAAGCGGTGGACCCTTCGATTAAAGTTATGAAAACTTACGTTAACTCCTGGGAAGATATCCAAAAAGGGAAGGAAACAGCTTTAGCAATGGCAGAAAGCGGGGCCGATGTTTTGTTCTGTACAGCCAACCAGGTAGGACTAGGCAGTATTGAAGCGGCAAAGACCAAGGGAGTTAAAGCAATTGGCTATATTGCTCCCCAAAACGAGGTAGCTCCAGGGACAGTTATTGCAAGTGTTCTCTACAAAACTCCTAACTTATTTAAGTGGGTGGTGGAGCAGTTTGTAGCCGGGAAGCTTGAACCGAAAGGCTACAGCCAGGGCTGGGCCGAAGGGGTACTTGAAATGGATTGGACCAACGAGGTTCCGCAGGATGTAAAAGATAAAGTAAATGCGGTAATTGAAGATTTAAAGGCAGGAAAAATAGCTCCTCCAAAACCGTAA